The genomic stretch AGTCGAAAATCCTTCTCTACCCTATGCAACAAATCCTTAACCCACTCAGGCTTCTGTGTAATATACCTCGGATTTCTAAGCACAAGTTTTTGTATTGAATCATCAGAAACACCATAATTtttcaacaataacaaattattttccattacATTACGACCACCAAATGAAAGCAACCAAGATGTTCTTTTTATAGCTTTAACAACATTTTCATCACTACCCAATGTTCTCCTTAGACAATTAATTGTAGGTTTCAAATGTGTAACTAAACCCCTTTCAACAATGGTTGAATCTTTAGCAATTACATTCACAAGATCCGAACCCGATAACCCGATATCCATCAAGCATTgaaatttgggttttagggttttggaaACATCGTAAAATAGAAACTTGGGTGATGTTGAAACCAGTTTTTTCATCTGGGTGTTGTCGAAACCAGTTTGTTTCAAGAAATTGAGTACTAAATCTGgatttttctttaaagattTCCATGAATTTACCTTGGTAGATGCAAATGATGCTTCTTCTTTGGAGAATCCGAGTGAATTAATGAGGTATTTCACGAAAAAATTGGTCCGGGCTGAGGTTGAGTAGAGATATTGAGAACTGAAACAGTGAAATCTTGATAGAGCTTCAGATTTGCCTCTGAATCTGACGAGCATTTCGTTTAGCTGTTTCTATCAACTTTgcaaagaagagaagaaaaatgtttGGTTCACTGTGTAAGGGTCAACTAtagtctaattatttttatggaaaaaaattaagtctattatttgaaataaattatacattgGTCAAAAATCAAGCTAGTGAGTTTTTTATTCGAACTATCACTAAATATATCTGAATGTTGGTGATCTTTTGATAAGAAAATGAACATTGATAGTTGAAATGTGTTCGGTAATAATTTAGATAAACATGAAATGAATGTGGTAAACCATCAATCTTTTCAGCTTTCCTACCGACGATCTTTATGGTGCATAAACGAGGCTTAGCCTTCGAAGTACCGCATAAGCAAGAAAGTCAATAGACCTTGCATAGCCGGTAAGAAAGGACTTATGAAGAGGATTTTACTATAGTATCAAATCTATTTCTGCACCTTCTAATCGACCTGAACAACATATACGGATCCCCCTCCACCCCTTTTCATTACTAATGGAATACGTTTGACAAACTCTATTTGAGCTCAAATTCTATAAATTCATTAGTGACAATCATCATTTTCAGAAGGCGACCACTGCCTTTTCGGAATTTATGTTTCACGAAATAGAAAATCGATATTATcttaattttgaaaagtgtattaattcatgttttttttcaaaatatgtgTAACCAAGTTTGTTTGAGCACAAATTTCTTAGGTCCATTGGAGACAGCCCCTtaaatgatactactcattgtTTTCAAGAAATGTACAATGCTTTTGTGGAGCTTGTGTCACTAACAAAAATCAAGGATAATATTGTTATCAATTTTTcgtaaatattaaaatatgtgtGATCGACTCTATTTGAACTCGAATGTTATCAATACATTGATGGCAACCTTTTAAACGCTAGTTGTATCCTAAAGAGGAACGTTGCTGTTTTTGGAGTTCTGTATGAATTGCGCGGTTGAAGCTACAAAATGGGTTTAGGTACAATATTTTGATTAGATGCAAGACATTGTATACATTAACCATGAACCTAAATGACACATAAAACTAACATATGTACCTTGTTATCCTATCACAGTGTATACAATAGTCATCAACTGTCCAAATTGACAAATCAAACAAGCATACATACCTACTTATCATATTACAAACGTAAAACTCAACTAACTACCTAGGAAGACGAAACAATCTCGAGACTGACTAGCTAAGCAGTAGCACCGCGCACCATCAGACAAGAAAATCTTCATCTCACAAGCTTGCTTGGTTACGTTTCTATCGTCCTCTGCCTGAAAAAGTAGTGGGAAtcatacacacacatatatataggagaagaaGTGATATATGTCTGCGTTAACATTATGCGCGTAAATTGTAAGTAACTAAATGGATGCATTGTCTTTTAAGACATGACAAGCGCAACTCTCAAAAGTAGAATTGCAGATTACACAACAAAACTTGCTATGCATGAAAGTTGAATGAGAGAAATTACAGACCTGAGGGCGTAAGTCGCAAATAAAAGTCAGCAGTTTTGATAGATCATGTGCTTCACAGTCTCTCTACGCACCCGAGTACGGGTGACCATAGGGTTCTTATTATGAGGAAAACCATCCATGTTGTGATCTTTGCTAACCACAGTAAC from Solanum stenotomum isolate F172 unplaced genomic scaffold, ASM1918654v1 scaffold32769, whole genome shotgun sequence encodes the following:
- the LOC125852181 gene encoding transcription termination factor MTERF5, chloroplastic-like; the encoded protein is MLVRFRGKSEALSRFHCFSSQYLYSTSARTNFFVKYLINSLGFSKEEASFASTKVNSWKSLKKNPDLVLNFLKQTGFDNTQMKKLVSTSPKFLFYDVSKTLKPKFQCLMDIGLSGSDLVNVIAKDSTIVERGLVTHLKPTINCLRRTLGSDENVVKAIKRTSWLLSFGGRNVMENNLLLLKNYGVSDDSIQKLVLRNPRYITQKPEWVKDLLHRVEKDFRLSPDSSMFPYGFHTLASQKKARCEKKLEIFKSFGWSDDDILTMFRKLPYCIALSEVKIQKGLSLFMKELGFESAYLASHPSILIYSMEKRVVPRMQVLKILDEKKLERRKVALYTVVSLKEKKFIETFVLPYKDQVPDLYEPLQKTLAP